From one Triticum urartu cultivar G1812 unplaced genomic scaffold, Tu2.1 TuUngrouped_contig_5086, whole genome shotgun sequence genomic stretch:
- the LOC125528754 gene encoding uncharacterized protein LOC125528754 — translation MRCLGVAVQSGHCVDVPGHPQTLCGALRCHNFHWMPKYTIYLHDRQFGMEDYVAEVLIRAREADNDNGPYCFLGHGTNKELAIQQAAHVAMARLRHDLPEMAEGPLKFMPALSSSGEVFYPNNFSPKDSPSTVAMVQAMHSKDREYHAYLYELCEARRAIKAVKTLASLYGLHSPDVGHEDLLNGAGVASTSRFRIPSIDREVPDVARLAGQHRGVPVQQCHHGCHTIPDHWGPSHGY, via the exons ATG AGATGTCTCGGAGTAGCTGTTCAGTCAGGCCACTGTGTCGATGTGCCTGGTCATCCGCAGACACTCTGCGGCGCACTTCGGTGCCACAACTTCCACTGGATGCCCAAGTACACCATCTACCTTCATGATCGTCAATTTGGCATGGAGGACTATGTGGCCGAGGTGCTGATCCGTGCAAGAGAAGCGGACAACGACAACGGCCCCTACTGTTTCCTGGGTCACGGCACAAACAAGGAGCTGGCCATCCAACAAGCTGCTCATGTTGCCATGGCACGTCTTCGCCATGACCTTCCTGAAATGGCAGAAGGGCCATTAAAGTTTATGCCGGCCCTTTCTTCCAGTGGCGAGGTTTTCTACCCCAACAACTTCAGCCCGAAGGACAGTCCCTCTACCGTGGCCATGGTCCAGGCGATGCACTCTAAGGATCGGGAATATCATGCATACCTGTACGAGTTATGCGAGGCTCGTCGCGCCATCAAAGCTGTCAAGACCTTGGCGTCTCTGTATGGCCTTCACTCCCCGGACGTGGGGCATGAGGACCTCCTCAATGGTGCTGGAGTTGCCTCAACTTCCAGATTTCGCATTCCTTCCATTGACAGAGAAGTGCCAGATGTCGCACGCCTAGCTGGCCAGCATCGGGGTGTCCCTGTTCAACAATGCCACCATGGATGCCATACAATTCCAGATCACTGGGGGCCATCCCATGGCTACTAG